A single region of the Gossypium arboreum isolate Shixiya-1 chromosome 12, ASM2569848v2, whole genome shotgun sequence genome encodes:
- the LOC108474587 gene encoding mitochondrial outer membrane protein porin 2-like has protein sequence MSKAPGLFVDFGKKAKDLLTKDYTSYQKFTVSTYTVAGVALTSTALKKGGLSTGDVAALYKYKNTQFDVKVETDSNISTTLTFTEILPSTKTIASFKVPDYKSGKLEVQYFHDHATVTTTVGLNQTPGVDVTATIGTPTIAFGAEVGYDTTSGNFTKYTAGISVTKPDSCASIILGDKGDSIKASYVHYMDQQKKSAAVGEISRRFSTNENTFTVGGAYAVDHLTLIKAKLNSHGRLGALLQHEVVPKSLLTISSELDTKALEKSPRFGLALALKP, from the exons ATGAGTAAGGCACCAGGACTCTTCGTCGATTTCGGCAAGAAAGCCAAAG ATCTGTTGACTAAAGATTATACCTCGTATCAGAAGTTCACTGTTTCTACTTACACTGTCGCTGGAGTG GCCCTTACATCAACTGCTCTAAAGAAAGGAGGACTTTCTACTGGGGATGTTGCTGCATTATACAAGTACAAGAATACTCAATTCGATGTCAAAGTTGAAACCGACTCTAAC ATCTCAACAACACTTACATTCACTGAGATTCTTCCATCCACGAAGACTATTGCATCGTTCAAAGTGCCTGATTATAAGTCCGGCAAG TTGGAGGTTCAGTATTTCCATGACCATGCAACCGTTACAACAACGGTTGGTTTGAACCAGACACCAGGCGTTGATGTCACGGCGACCATTGGGACACCCACTATTGCTTTTGGTGCAGAGGTAGGTTATGATACCACCTCTGGAAATTTCACAAAGTATACTGCTGGTATTAGCGTGACAAAACCGGATTCCTGTGCTTCGATAATTCT GGGAGACAAGGGAGACAGTATAAAAGCATCATATGTGCATTACATGGACCAGCAGAAGAAGAGTGCTGCTGTGGGTGAGATCAGTCGAAGGTTTTCCACAAATGAGAACACGTTTACTGTTGGAGGGGCGTATGCTGTTGATCATCTCACTCTGATTAAAGCTAAGCTCAACAGTCATGGGAGGCTTGGAGCACTGCTGCAACATGAAGTTGTACCGAAGTCGTTGTTGACAATCTCCAGTGAGCTTGACACAAAGGCCTTGGAAAAAAGTCCCCGGTTCGGATTGGCGCTTGCTCTGAAGCCCTAA
- the LOC108474774 gene encoding BTB/POZ domain-containing protein At3g49900, with translation MKPWGNLGVVETIYEDEVYDDDDDDDNSSNSPSLLSSPPSPLHSSAQAWSSAMGCKTDVLIHVQGTAFHLHKDPLISRSTYLRRKLTEKSELTLSPPLNITAETFALVVDFCYGTHLLVTPFNVASLLVAADLLGMTEAKGEDDSNLKQMTENYFQKFIAVNGRYAGIVFKSCLALLPDAETRSFLVSRCVEVMNLTEDGKGLDGYFDDVISLRADDFKIVAESMHQRFEYQDLLYRIVDFYLEEHNGKITEEQKTQICNSIDCNKLSPQLLLHAVQNPRMPLRFVVRAMLVEQLNTRRSILSAANHQYYSRRHRPTNSNNEDDENNNVTLGEILQRDATKRETAQLKAAMDATSSRIQTLEKQLLCMKKLLQESDHENVIERSGGGCRDVLESGRSASFHYGSGRKIERAYNGAPASASFRFSGGPEERALGCSSSENSGIKKNIGQRLIKGLKCALQPKMALITRKV, from the exons atgAAGCCTTGGGGAAATTTAGGAGTTGTAGAAACCATTTATGAAGATGAAgtttatgatgatgatgatgatgatgataactCTTCCAACTCTCCTTCACTTCTCTCATCTCCTCCTTCACCTCTCCATTCAAGTGCACAAGCTtg GTCATCGGCAATGGGGTGTAAAACTGACGTGTTGATACATGTACAGGGAACTGCTTTTCACCTTCATAAG GATCCTCTGATATCCAGAAGCACCTATTTAAGGCGGAAATTAACTGAAAAATCAGAATTAACGTTATCCCCGCCGTTAAACATAACCGCCGAAACATTCGCTCTCGTAGTCGATTTCTGTTACGGGACTCACCTCCTCGTAACGCCGTTCAACGTAGCGTCACTCTTGGTGGCAGCGGACCTCCTCGGAATGACGGAGGCCAAAGGTGAGGACGACAGTAACTTGAAGCAGATGACTGAGAATTACTTCCAAAAATTCATCGCCGTCAACGGAAGGTACGCGGGGATTGTTTTCAAGTCTTGCCTGGCGTTGCTCCCGGACGCGGAAACTAGGTCGTTTCTCGTTAGTAGATGCGTAGAGGTTATGAATTTAACGGAGGATGGTAAGGGCTTGGACGGTTATTTTGACGACGTTATTTCTTTGCGCGCCGATGATTTCAAAATCGTTGCCGAGTCTATGCACCAACGATTTGAGTACCAGGATTTGCTTTACAGAATCGTTGATTTTTATCTCGAG GAGCACAATGGAAAGATAACGGAAGAGCAGAAGACGCAGATATGTAATTCCATAGACTGCAACAAGCTCTCACCTCAACTGCTCTTACATGCAGTGCAAAACCCTCGAATGCCATTGCGGTTCGTGGTCCGAGCCATGTTGGTGGAACAACTCAATACCCGCCGTTCCATTCTATCAGCCGCCAATCACCAATACTACTCTCGCAGGCATCGCCCTACAAACAGCAACAACGAGGACGACGAAAACAACAACGTCACCCTCGGTGAAATTCTCCAACGCGATGCCACCAAGCGTGAAACGGCTCAGCTCAAGGCAGCAATGGACGCCACCAGTTCCCGCATCCAAACCCTGGAGAAACAGCTTCTTTGCATGAAAAAGTTATTGCAAGAATCTGATCATGAGAATGTTATTGAAAGAAGCGGTGGTGGGTGTAGAGATGTACTGGAATCGGGCCGGTCTGCTAGCTTCCATTACGGTTCAGGGAGAAAGATTGAAAGAGCATATAATGGAGCTCCTGCTTCAGCCAGTTTTCGGTTTAGCGGTGGTCCAGAAGAGAGGGCATTGGGGTGTTCATCATCGGAGAATTCAGGCATCAAGAAAAATATTGGGCAGAGGTTGATTAAAGGGTTAAAATGCGCATTGCAACCAAAAATGGCACTAATCACAAGAAAAGTTTAA